In Daucus carota subsp. sativus chromosome 4, DH1 v3.0, whole genome shotgun sequence, one DNA window encodes the following:
- the LOC108217726 gene encoding large ribosomal subunit protein cL38: MSASAIFGCRLVAAPPARSFPGAKTASPSRVEYGGLVIENSSRPQKKATAHHRKSRPKKTQPWDVKRGPAVYPPLPEMPPEWTLVSEDIAAADTTVEAEAEAVAA, from the coding sequence ATGTCAGCCTCCGCAATTTTCGGTTGCCGCCTTGTCGCCGCTCCCCCGGCCCGCTCATTCCCCGGCGCCAAAACGGCGTCGCCGTCGCGCGTGGAGTACGGAGGCCTGGTGATAGAGAATTCATCGCGGCCGCAGAAGAAAGCCACGGCGCATCACAGGAAGTCAAGGCCGAAGAAGACTCAGCCCTGGGATGTCAAGCGTGGTCCGGCTGTGTACCCTCCGCTGCCGGAAATGCCGCCGGAGTGGACTCTCGTCTCCGAAGATATCGCTGCTGCTGATACAACTGTGGAGGCCGAAGCTGAAGCTGTTGCAGCCTGA
- the LOC108215585 gene encoding uncharacterized protein LOC108215585, whose amino-acid sequence MDPCQFVRLTVGKLALKFPVASKPARTVVHPSSSPCFCRIKLKNFPAVTSVVPCIVSEKTGENIGGEAQLSSQAASFHLNKPDLEKLAGKSGKVTLKIAIFTGGRGTSCGLSSGRLLGRVTVQADLTGTEARVCVFHNGWISVGRDDKCGAQFHLSVKAEPDPRFVFQFDGEPECSPQVFQIKGNVRQPVFTCKFSFRTTGGNQRSRSLQSEANVNRGWLSSFGSDRERQGKERKGWSITVHDLSGSPVAAASMVTPFVASPGSDRVSRSNPGSWLILRPGDGTWKPWGRLEAWRERGASDGLGYRFELSPDGGAAGIVLAESTLSSYKGGKFSIDLGSGLGTGGNTNGQTTPVNSTSPVNSPRGSGDHGYNLWPYCKYKGFVMSAIIDGEGSKCSKPTVEVSVQHVNCTEDAAVFVALSAAIDLSMDACRLFSQKLRKELCQPQELL is encoded by the exons ATGGATCCTTGTCAGTTCGTCCGGCTGACCGTCGGCAAGCTCGCGCTGAAGTTTCCGGTGGCGTCGAAGCCGGCGAGGACGGTGGTCCATCCCTCCTCCTCGCCGTGCTTCTGCAGAATTAAGCTCAAGAACTTCCCGGCCGTCACCTCCGTGGTCCCCTGCATTGTCTCCGAAAAAACCGGCGAGAATATCGGGGGCGAGGCGCAGCTGAGTTCCCAGGCGGCGTCGTTTCACCTGAACAAGCCGGATCTTGAGAAGCTGGCGGGGAAGTCGGGGAAGGTGACGCTGAAAATCGCGATTTTCACGGGCGGGAGGGGGACGAGCTGCGGGCTGAGCTCCGGCAGGCTGCTGGGGAGAGTGACGGTGCAGGCGGATCTCACGGGGACCGAGGCTAGGGTTTGTGTGTTTCATAATGGGTGGATTAGTGTGGGCAGAGATGATAAGTGTGGGGCCCAGTTTCATTTGAGTGTGAAGGCTGAACCGGATCCGAGGTTCGTTTTTCAGTTTGATGGTGAACCGGAGTGTAGTCCGCAAGTGTTTCAGATTAAGGGGAATGTGAGGCAGCCGGTTTTTACTTGCAAGTTCAGTTTTCGGACTACTGGTGGTAATCAGCGCTCCAG ATCATTACAGTCTGAGGCAAATGTTAACAGAGGATGGTTGAGTTCATTTGGAAGTGATAGAGAGAGGCAAGGAAAAGAGCGAAAGGGTTGGTCAATTACTGTCCATGATTTGTCTGGCTCGCCGGTTGCAGCGGCGTCAATGGTGACTCCGTTTGTGGCGTCTCCCGGCTCAGACAGGGTCAGTCGGTCTAACCCCGGATCATGGCTCATACTCCGTCCTGGCGATGGCACCTGGAAGCCATGGGGTCGGTTGGAGGCCTGGCGTGAGCGTGGTGCTAGTGATGGTCTTGGTTACAGGTTTGAACTTAGTCCTGATGGTGGCGCTGCAGGGATTGTGCTAGCTGAATCTACTCTCAGTTCTTACAAAGGAGGCAAATTTAGCATTGACTTGGGTTCGGGGCTGGGAACAGGGGGCAACACTAATGGGCAGACAACACCAGTCAATTCTACTTCTCCGGTAAATAGTCCGAGGGGAAGCGGAGACCATGGTTACAATTTGTGGCCATATTGCAAGTACAAAGGGTTTGTAATGTCCGCAATCATTGATGGAGAAGGCAGCAAATGTAGTAAGCCAACTGTGGAAGTTAGCGTACAGCATGTGAATTGCACGGAGGATGCGGCAGTATTTGTAGCACTATCAGCTGCAATTGATCTGAGTATGGATGCCTGCAGGCTTTTCTCTCAAAAGCTGAGGAAGGAGTTGTGCCAGCCTCAGGAACTGCTATAA
- the LOC108217872 gene encoding homeobox-leucine zipper protein HAT22, with product MAFEDPRSTSLTLSLFSHLEPPQKQYSQLDQLTNLSLALSSDASKVHAVFKPDMILNRQASSISVVSSGSSGVKRTRDVSWEEVRIKKVSQMKRNVSSMSHSEEGDDQEIEEEGGVRKKLRLSKQQALVLEDNFREHITLNPKQKQALAEQLNLSARQVEVWFQNRRARTKLKQTEVDCELLKKFCETLTDENRKLQREVQELKALKRAAPPYYKAQLPAATLRICPSCEKLRDQPAIRHHQASSKPQFSINSTKKQFYGLLSNHSSAAC from the exons ATGGCTTTCGAGGATCCTCGCAGCACTAGCCTCACTCTCAGTTTGTTTTCTCATCTCGAACCGCCTCAGAAACAATATTCTCAGCTCGATCAGCTCACGAATCTCAGTCTAGCCTTGTCTTCCGATGCAAGTAAAGTGCATGCAGTGTTCAAACCCGATATGATTCTGAATCGCCAGGCCTCTTCGATCAGCGTTGTATCATCTGGTTCTTCGGGCGTGAAGAGAACTAGAGATGTGAGCTGGGAAGAAGTGAGAATTAAAAAAGTTAGTCAAATGAAACGGAACGTATCAAGTATGTCTCACTCGGAAGAAGGGGATGATCAGGAGATAGAGGAAGAAGGCGGTGTGAGAAAGAAACTTAGACTTAGTAAACAACAGGCTCTTGTTCTGGAAGACAACTTCAGAGAACACATCACTCTTAATCCT AAGCAAAAGCAGGCGTTGGCTGAACAGCTCAATCTGAGTGCACGACAAGTGGAAGTATGGTTTCAGAACAGAAGAGCCAG GACTAAGCTGAAACAAACTGAGGTAGACTGTGAGCTGCTCAAGAAGTTCTGCGAAACATTAACAGACGAAAATCGAAAGCTTCAGAGGGAGGTGCAAGAGCTCAAGGCGCTGAAGCGAGCAGCACCGCCGTATTATAAGGCCCAACTGCCAGCCGCGACGCTTAGGATATGCCCTTCCTGTGAGAAATTAAGAGATCAGCCTGCAATCAGGCATCATCAAGCTTCTTCGAAGCCTCAATTTTCGATAAACAGCACCAAGAAACAATTTTATGGCCTCCTCAGTAATCATTCTTCTGCAGCTTGCTAG
- the LOC108216103 gene encoding CSC1-like protein RXW8 codes for MNLSALLTSAGINIALCALLSTLYSILRKQPSNGKVYFGQRFAQVQLKDQFSLDRFVPSAGWIVKAWETTEEELSAIGGVDAIVFFRIVVFCIRLFSFAGVICICVVLPLNYFGQPVHHKRLRAESLEVFTIGNIKEGSEWLWVHCLALYGITFCAFTLLYIESKSIAKKRINYITSNRQKLGLFTVIVRAIPFSGDSYSDSVTNFFTNYYSSSYMSHQMVYLPSTVRELVREAEYMYNMLKSTDVSQCGPSMVRCGLCGSSEKPFTILSRRLYSSDSDDDDRRGLAEDLREQECAAALVFFRTRYAALVAAQTLQSPNPMHWVTDIAPEPSDVFWTNLCVPYRLLWVRKIGTHLGALLLMIFFFVPVSIVQSLVHLERLKEKFAFVRRLSNKRNFIFDMVTGYLPSVMLMLFLYAVPPVMSTLAALEGPISRSGRKISACHKVLLFMIWNVFFSNILSGSVLESIDRIQSLTDIPLKLASGVPSMAVFFMSYVLTSGWTGLASELMQPFVLLCHWLDKTIFLGKGVVSYDPLTFPYHTEIPRILLFGLLGFTASVTAPLMLPFLMVYFFLAYLVYRNQFINVYITKYDTGGLYWPIAHNAIIFSLLLTQTIVLGVFTLKKAKYSSSFTTTLIICTLLFHFYCRQRFFPLFKSPSAQVVMEMDRQDEHSGRLKEIHQMLRSAYCQFQSSSSNSPNDRELQELNEYLRSTFCTFKSNSHHNSPTSGQIDQVKNEDDRELQDADDIIPVMRLNQSPQNTLTELPQFETQFETEESIIDLRTA; via the exons ATGAATTTGTCTGCTTTGTTGACTTCTGCTGGAATCAACATAGCCTTGTGCGCACTGCTCTCCACACTGTATTCTATATTAAGAAAACAACCAAGCAACGGAAAGGTGTACTTCGGGCAAAGGTTCGCTCAAGTACAATTAAAAGACCAATTCAGCTTAGACAGATTTGTTCCTTCGGCCGGCTGGATAGTTAAAGCTTGGGAGACAACTGAAGAAGAATTATCGGCAATTGGGGGTGTAGATGCAATTGTTTTTTTCCGGATCGTTGTTTTCTG TATCAGGCTGTTCTCCTTTGCTGGTGTTATCTGCATTTGTGTAGTGCTTCCACTGAACTACTTTGGTCAGCCAGTACATCATAAGAGACTCCGTGCAGAGTCACTCGAAGTGTTTACCATCGGGAATATTAAAGAAGGATCAGAGTG GCTTTGGGTTCACTGTCTCGCATTATATGGCATAACCTTCTGCGCCTTTACTCTCCTGTACATA GAAAGCAAAAGTATTGCAAAGAAGAGGATCAATTATATCACTAGTAATCGCCAGAAACTAGGCCTCTTTACGGTTATCGTTCGTGCTATCCCCTTTTCAGGAGATTCTTATAGTGATTCAGTAACCAACTTCTTCACAAATTACTATTCTTCAAGTTATATGTCGCACCAAATGGTTTATCTCCCTAGTACAGTTCGGGAACTTGTG AGAGAGGCAGAGTACATGTACAATATGCTCAAGTCCACTGATGTGAGTCAATGTGGTCCAAGTATGGTAAGATGTGGCCTTTGCGGATCAAGTGAAAAGCCCTTCACGATCCTTTCCAGGAGATTATATAGTAGtgattctgatgatgatgatagaCGTGGCTTAGCAGAAGATCTAAGAGAACAG GAGTGTGCAGCTGCTTTAGTCTTTTTCAGAACTCGTTATGCTGCTCTGGTTGCTGCACAGACACTACAATCACCAAATCCTATGCACTGGGTTACAGATATTGCTCCAGAACCGTCAGATGTATTCTGGACAAACCTTTGTGTACCATACAGATTGCTCTGGGTCCGCAAGATAGGAACTCACTTGGGTGCCTTACTCTTGATGATTTTCTTCTTTGTGCCTGTGTCGATTGTTCAAAGTCTTGTCCACTTAGAGAGGCTTAAGGAAAAATTTGCTTTTGTGAGAAGGTTGAGTAATAAGAG GAACTTTATCTTTGATATGGTTACCGGATATCTTCCAAGTGTGATGTTAATGCTGTTTCTATATGCTGTTCCACCAGTAATGTCGACTTTAGCAGCATTAGAGGGTCCTATTTCCCGTAGTGGCAGAAAAATAAGTGCATGCCACAAAGTTTTACTTTTTATGATTTGGAATGTCTTCTTTTCTAATATTCTATCAGGATCAGTTCTGGAGAGTATTGATAGAATTCAAAGTTTGACAGACATTCCATTGAAACTTGCCAGTGGAGTACCATCAATG GCTGTCTTCTTTATGAGTTACGTGTTAACATCAGGGTGGACAGGTTTGGCTAGCGAGCTAATGCAGCCTTTTGTCCTTTTGTGCCATTGGTTGGATAAAACCATATTTTTAGGCAAGGGTGTTGTGTCATATGATCCACTGACTTTTCCATACCACACTGAGATTCCGAGAATTCTTCTGTTTGGTTTGCTAGGCTTCACTGCTTCAGTTACAGCACCTCTAATGTTACCCTTCTTGATGGTTTACTTTTTCCTTGCCTACCTTGTGTACCGTAATCAG TTTATCAATGTATACATCACAAAATACGACACCGGTGGACTTTACTGGCCTATTGCGCATAATGCAATAATCTTCTCATTGCTGCTGACCCAAACAATTGTCCTGGGAGTATTCACTCTCAAGAAAGCAAAATATTCTTCGAGTTTCACCACCACACTGATCATTTGCACTCTCCTTTTCCACTTCTACTGCAGGCAAAGATTTTTTCCACTATTTAAAAGCCCTTCTGCACAG GTTGTCATGGAGATGGATAGACAGGATGAACATTCAGGAAGATTGAAAGAGATTCATCAAATGTTGCGCTCAGCCTATTGTCAGTTCCAATCATCTTCATCGAACTCCCCTAATGATAGAGAATTACAAGAGCTTAATGAATATTTGCGCTCCACATTTTGTACCTTCAAATCCAATTCTCATCACAACTCACCTACATCCGGGCAAATAGACCAGGTTAAAAATGAGGATGATCGCGAGCTTCAAGACGCAGATGATATTATCCCAG TAATGAGGTTGAACCAATCCCCACAAAATACACTGACCGAGCTTCCTCAATTTGAGACTCAATTTGAGACTGAGGAATCAATAATTGATTTACG GACTGCCTAA
- the LOC108219310 gene encoding homeotic protein knotted-1: MEDYSNHLEENNSKNSSGHNNNRSSSFLYGSNSSHPGMSRGFHNLPLASNDVGESNRFHNPVVKMEAGSNNSARHKFRYNNYYQDNIDHQSSNEAVAAEAIKAKIIAHPQYSSLLQAYMDCQKVGAPAEVVARLGAIRHEFEVGQQQASASCGETCKDPELDQFMEAYYHMLVKYREEISRPLQEATDFMQRIETQLNMLTTAPRQILNSDEKCEGIGSSEEDQDNSGGETDLPEIDPRAEDRELKNHLLRKYSGYLSSLKQELSKKKKKGKLPKDARQKLLSWWDLHYKWPYPSETEKVALAESTGLDQKQINNWFINQRKRHWKPSEDMQFMVMDGIHSQNAALYMEGHYVGEGPYRLGP; this comes from the exons atgGAAGATTATAGTAATCATTTAGAAGAAAATAACAGCAAGAATAGTAGTGgtcataataataatagaagTAGTAGTTTTTTGTACGGAAGCAATAGCTCTCATCCGGGGATGAGCCGAGGGTTTCATAATCTGCCACTGGCATCAAACGACGTCGGTGAGTCGAATAGGTTTCATAATCCGGTTGTTAAAATGGAAGCTGGGAGTAATAATTCTGCGAGGCACAAGTTTCGTTACAACAACTATTATCAGGATAATATTGATCATCAAAGCTCGAATGAAGCTGTGGCGGCTGAGGCTATTAAAGCCAAGATCATAGCTCATCCTCAGTACTCTAGCCTTCTCCAAGCTTACATGGATTGCCAAAAG GTCGGAGCACCCGCAGAAGTGGTAGCTCGGCTCGGTGCGATTCGGCATGAGTTCGAGGTGGGGCAGCAGCAAGCTTCAGCGAGTTGTGGAGAAACTTGCAAGGATCCAGAACTTGATCAATTTATG GAGGCTTATTACCACATGCTTGTCAAGTACCGCGAGGAGATAAGCAGGCCATTACAAGAAGCTACGGACTTCATGCAAAGGATAGAGACTCAGCTCAATATGCTCACCACCGCTCCCCGCCAGATCCTCAACTCCG ATGAGAAATGTGAGGGAATCGGTTCATCTGAAGAGGATCAAGACAATAGTGGTGGTGAGACAGATCTTCCTGAAATTGATCCACGTGCTGAAGATAGGGAGCTGAAGAATCACCTATTGAGGAAATATAGTGGTTACCTTAGTAGTCTCAAGCAAGAACTGtccaagaaaaaaaagaaaggaaagCTGCCAAAAGATGCTCGCCAGAAGTTACTTAGTTGGTGGGACTTGCACTACAAATGGCCATATCCTTCT GAAACGGAGAAAGTGGCATTAGCAGAATCGACGGGCTTGGACCAGAAGCAGATCAATAATTGGTTCATCAACCAGAGAAAACGACACTGGAAACCTTCGGAAGATATGCAATTTATGGTGATGGATGGAATTCATTCACAAAATGCAGCTCTATACATGGAAGGGCACTATGTTGGTGAAGGTCCTTATCGATTGGGACCATGA